The following are encoded in a window of Candidatus Omnitrophota bacterium genomic DNA:
- a CDS encoding PP2C family protein-serine/threonine phosphatase → MVLIQEAAWHQGHARDPGRRVLFLVLLTTGKFAKKLTAQKIRGFFFSIIIISISILAAAAHPDVITNLGITLVLIAFFVSALLLPWNMIETGILGAYTLIIFTGVYSMSNIRINYVNYVRTDIFGINVTLLIVAALICMVVKRNEGIMRQKDFVLKKEIEEKSRIMVEELELANRIHSGLMPKSIKTDLVDVAVDYRPMLYMGGDYAKFHFLDKNRLLFMIADMTGHGVSAALLVNRIHTEIEGLVRDNLPPGEILKKLDNFIKSDFGKIGIFLSAFCGVIDFSDKKLVYSNYGHPPQILFQKADKKIVLMESQTFLMGIGMETSDVYQVKINFERGDRIFLFTDGLIEAKNKAGEEFGYARFEQFVRGKGALDVAAFNEDLLAEVGKYQEGTQADDIFLLSIQIK, encoded by the coding sequence GTGGTTCTTATTCAGGAGGCTGCTTGGCACCAAGGACATGCCCGGGATCCTGGGAGGCGCGTTCTTTTCCTGGTCCTGCTGACGACCGGGAAGTTCGCCAAAAAGCTCACGGCGCAAAAAATCAGGGGTTTCTTTTTCAGCATAATAATAATCTCCATCTCCATCCTGGCCGCCGCGGCGCACCCCGACGTCATCACTAACCTCGGGATAACCCTCGTCCTGATAGCGTTCTTCGTAAGCGCGCTGCTCCTGCCGTGGAACATGATCGAGACGGGCATACTCGGCGCCTATACGCTGATAATTTTTACGGGCGTATACAGCATGAGCAATATACGCATCAATTACGTCAATTACGTGCGTACGGACATCTTCGGCATAAATGTGACATTGCTTATCGTCGCGGCCTTAATATGCATGGTCGTGAAAAGGAACGAGGGCATAATGAGGCAGAAGGATTTCGTCCTCAAGAAAGAGATCGAGGAGAAGAGCAGGATAATGGTCGAGGAGCTCGAGCTCGCCAACAGGATACACAGCGGCCTCATGCCCAAATCGATAAAGACCGACCTCGTTGACGTCGCGGTCGATTACAGGCCGATGCTTTATATGGGCGGCGACTACGCCAAGTTCCATTTCCTGGACAAGAACCGCCTCCTTTTCATGATAGCGGACATGACGGGCCACGGCGTCTCGGCCGCCCTGCTCGTCAACAGGATACATACCGAGATCGAGGGGCTCGTCCGCGATAACCTGCCGCCCGGCGAGATACTGAAGAAGCTCGACAATTTCATAAAATCCGACTTCGGGAAGATAGGGATATTCCTCAGCGCGTTCTGCGGGGTGATAGATTTTTCGGACAAGAAACTGGTATATTCAAATTATGGCCATCCGCCGCAGATATTATTCCAGAAGGCCGATAAGAAGATCGTCCTCATGGAATCGCAGACGTTCCTGATGGGGATAGGAATGGAGACGAGCGACGTATACCAGGTAAAGATAAATTTCGAGAGAGGCGACAGGATATTCCTTTTCACCGACGGGTTGATCGAGGCGAAGAATAAGGCCGGGGAAGAGTTCGGCTATGCGCGCTTCGAACAATTTGTCAGGGGTAAAGGCGCGCTCGACGTTGCCGCCTTTAACGAGGACCTGCTTGCCGAAGTCGGGAAATACCAGGAAGGGACGCAGGCAGACGACATCTTCCTGCTCTCCATACAGATAAAATAG
- a CDS encoding phage holin family protein, protein MRWIINIAAMILVISIVPGIHSEGRLATVMAALVLGLINATLRPIVFALTLPLTILSLGIFTLFLNGFFFYLVSKIVEGFIIDDFWAAFWGALCFSAISFFLSLFVSPQGRFKVYHYRDGSGSPLPSHRQNHNDSDVIDVEAKVEDKDEEEEDGKK, encoded by the coding sequence TTGAGATGGATTATAAATATAGCGGCGATGATACTGGTCATTAGTATAGTGCCCGGGATACACTCAGAGGGCAGGCTGGCCACGGTGATGGCCGCGCTCGTCCTCGGGCTCATAAACGCCACGCTGAGGCCGATCGTCTTCGCTCTCACGCTGCCTTTGACCATCCTCTCGCTCGGGATATTCACGCTTTTCCTGAACGGTTTCTTCTTCTATCTCGTCTCGAAGATAGTCGAGGGTTTCATCATCGATGATTTCTGGGCCGCTTTCTGGGGAGCGCTGTGTTTCAGCGCGATAAGTTTTTTCCTTAGCCTCTTCGTAAGCCCGCAGGGCAGGTTCAAGGTCTATCATTACCGTGATGGCAGCGGGTCTCCGCTACCATCGCATCGTCAAAATCATAATGACAGCGATGTGATCGACGTCGAGGCGAAGGTCGAGGATAAAGACGAGGAGGAAGAAGATGGGAAGAAATAA
- the rlmB gene encoding 23S rRNA (guanosine(2251)-2'-O)-methyltransferase RlmB, protein MGRNNPVLLYGRNSILERMRANPKSLRMVMISENFDDAEIFEAAKLHRTPIKRVAERELFKMKHSERLQGIIAEADPFEYSSFEGLLKREDGIKPTFIMLDGITDPQNLGAVIRTSACFGNFAIVIPERDSCDVNETVLNVASGGENYVRVCRINNLSNALIHAKEAGYWAAGAVVGGGEDLNKASFPFPLCLVLGSEGKGIHHGVSKHIELKVTLPMPGAALSFNVAISAAIFCYEIARQREAGKKQK, encoded by the coding sequence ATGGGAAGAAATAACCCGGTGCTGCTTTACGGGAGGAACTCCATCCTCGAGCGCATGAGGGCGAACCCGAAGAGCCTGAGGATGGTGATGATATCCGAAAATTTCGACGACGCGGAGATATTCGAGGCGGCGAAGCTCCACCGCACCCCGATAAAGCGGGTAGCCGAGAGGGAATTGTTCAAGATGAAGCACAGCGAGCGCCTCCAGGGGATAATTGCCGAGGCCGATCCTTTCGAATATTCGTCCTTTGAAGGGCTCCTGAAGAGGGAAGACGGCATCAAGCCGACTTTCATCATGCTCGACGGTATCACCGACCCGCAGAACCTCGGCGCCGTCATAAGGACCTCCGCGTGTTTCGGGAATTTCGCGATAGTCATCCCGGAGCGGGACTCGTGCGACGTGAACGAGACGGTCCTGAACGTCGCCTCGGGCGGGGAGAATTATGTCCGGGTCTGCAGGATAAACAACCTCTCGAACGCCCTGATACACGCCAAGGAGGCGGGATATTGGGCGGCCGGCGCGGTGGTCGGGGGCGGCGAGGACCTCAATAAGGCCTCTTTCCCGTTCCCGCTTTGCCTCGTCCTCGGTTCCGAAGGCAAGGGCATACACCACGGCGTCTCGAAACATATCGAACTCAAGGTGACCCTGCCGATGCCCGGCGCGGCGCTCTCTTTTAATGTCGCGATCTCGGCGGCAATATTTTGTTACGAGATAGCCAGGCAGAGAGAGGCGGGGAAGAAACAGAAGTGA
- a CDS encoding RsmB/NOP family class I SAM-dependent RNA methyltransferase has translation MKAVFYELPAEFIEKLKKIYPGTFPKVFESFLHKKEQTFRVNYLKTGLEELKEDLDREGIRYRELHWPKGSFILRSEPKALRKSSLYTGGKVYMQNVSSMIPPLLLDPRRGEKILDLCAAPGAKTSQIASLTGGEAELVAVEKMEIRHQKLLATLKIQGVGPAKVILADGMAIGKEYPGYFDKVLVDAPCSGEALFYLRDPKTFKPWSRKKVADLSHTQKVLIYSGISALRPGGELVYSTCTFSPEENEEVVDWALNKFEGLRAVPADIPLPNKVRGLTSWEGKRFSGDLGLALRILPNEHMEGFFLAKLKKI, from the coding sequence GTGAAAGCCGTCTTCTACGAGCTGCCGGCTGAGTTCATAGAGAAGCTCAAAAAAATATACCCCGGGACCTTCCCTAAAGTTTTCGAATCGTTCCTCCACAAAAAAGAACAGACCTTCAGGGTAAATTACCTTAAAACAGGACTGGAAGAACTTAAAGAGGACCTGGACAGGGAAGGTATAAGGTACCGGGAACTCCATTGGCCGAAAGGGAGTTTCATCCTGCGGTCGGAGCCGAAAGCCCTCCGTAAGAGCTCTCTGTACACCGGAGGCAAGGTATATATGCAAAATGTGTCGAGCATGATACCGCCGCTGCTCCTCGACCCACGCAGAGGAGAGAAGATCCTCGACCTGTGCGCGGCGCCGGGCGCGAAGACGAGCCAGATAGCCTCGCTTACGGGCGGGGAAGCGGAGCTTGTCGCGGTCGAGAAGATGGAGATAAGGCACCAGAAACTCCTGGCGACGCTGAAGATACAGGGAGTGGGTCCCGCCAAGGTCATACTCGCGGACGGCATGGCGATAGGGAAGGAATATCCCGGCTATTTCGACAAGGTACTGGTCGACGCCCCGTGCTCGGGAGAGGCGTTATTCTATCTGCGCGACCCGAAGACTTTTAAGCCCTGGAGCCGGAAGAAGGTTGCGGACCTTTCGCATACGCAGAAAGTTCTTATATACTCCGGGATCTCGGCGCTGAGGCCGGGCGGGGAACTGGTCTATTCCACCTGCACGTTCTCCCCCGAGGAGAACGAGGAGGTGGTAGACTGGGCCTTGAATAAGTTCGAGGGGCTCCGCGCGGTCCCGGCGGATATACCTTTGCCGAACAAGGTCCGCGGCCTTACGTCGTGGGAGGGGAAGAGGTTCTCGGGCGATCTGGGCCTGGCCCTGAGGATACTCCCGAACGAGCATATGGAAGGTTTTTTTCTGGCAAAATTAAAGAAGATATAG
- a CDS encoding alpha/beta fold hydrolase — protein sequence MALIFSLNSGRAVKKDVPELGDGIFLKGQNGCAAILIHGLTGTPNEMKSLGVALNKRGYTVICPRLKNHGAPLDVLKDTRWQDFYQSVREAYIKVKDDHDFIVASGLSMGALLALLLADEFPEKIKGVSCLSPTLFYDGWNTPWYNFLFPLATHTPLRNFFYHKEDPPYGVKNKQMQDRLHSYYSSADLGDTEKIAEYGYPFFPVVLLCQLKSLVRYLTGRLKSITVPVQLIQAKDDDMSSVKNSQFIYDGVGSKTKEMVMLYDSYHCITADQERKTVTARMEEFFEKIHNGDAK from the coding sequence ATGGCATTGATATTTTCTCTCAACTCGGGAAGGGCGGTTAAGAAGGATGTTCCCGAGTTGGGTGACGGGATATTCCTAAAGGGGCAGAACGGCTGCGCGGCCATCCTTATACACGGGTTGACCGGAACGCCGAACGAGATGAAAAGCCTTGGGGTAGCCCTGAATAAGAGGGGATATACCGTCATATGCCCTCGCCTGAAGAACCATGGCGCCCCGCTCGATGTCTTGAAGGACACGAGATGGCAGGATTTCTACCAGTCGGTCAGGGAAGCCTATATTAAGGTCAAGGACGACCATGATTTCATAGTCGCTTCAGGGTTGTCTATGGGCGCCCTGTTGGCCCTTTTGCTAGCCGATGAGTTTCCCGAAAAGATAAAGGGCGTATCATGCCTCTCCCCGACGCTCTTCTATGACGGCTGGAACACACCGTGGTATAATTTCCTTTTCCCCCTGGCTACCCATACCCCATTGAGGAATTTCTTCTATCACAAGGAAGATCCCCCTTACGGGGTGAAGAACAAACAGATGCAGGATCGCCTGCATAGCTATTACTCGTCCGCTGACCTCGGCGACACCGAGAAGATCGCCGAATACGGCTATCCTTTCTTTCCTGTGGTCCTGCTCTGCCAGCTTAAATCGCTCGTCAGGTACTTGACCGGGAGGCTTAAGAGTATAACCGTGCCGGTCCAGCTCATCCAGGCCAAGGACGACGATATGTCGAGCGTAAAAAATTCCCAGTTCATTTATGACGGGGTCGGTTCGAAGACAAAAGAGATGGTGATGTTATATGATTCCTACCATTGCATAACAGCTGACCAGGAGCGCAAGACCGTGACCGCCAGGATGGAGGAGTTCTTCGAGAAAATACACAACGGAGACGCGAAATAA
- a CDS encoding MtnX-like HAD-IB family phosphatase, producing the protein MVKMPLDFSKCNVYFDFDNTMTAFDVLDDIIEKFSINRDWVVFENAWQKGEIGSRECLKWQMRSVRATKPKLSRYLDKVRLDDNFQELFGYLKRKGAETAILSDSFSFFIERILSKNGVHGIKLYSNRLRFSKNKLIPTFPHTDKSCSHCANCKKTHIFKLRGRGRTNIYIGDGLSDICPAEHSDIVFAKGSLQEHFTKTKKEFIPFKNLRDVYSWFQEAGNVIETEAGQELFAIKRK; encoded by the coding sequence ATGGTAAAGATGCCGCTCGATTTTTCCAAATGCAACGTCTATTTCGATTTCGACAATACCATGACCGCTTTCGACGTCCTGGACGATATCATCGAGAAATTCTCGATCAACAGGGATTGGGTGGTCTTTGAGAACGCGTGGCAGAAAGGGGAGATCGGCTCAAGGGAATGCCTTAAGTGGCAGATGCGCTCGGTCAGGGCGACGAAACCAAAGCTGTCCCGTTATCTCGATAAGGTCCGGCTAGACGATAATTTCCAGGAGTTGTTCGGGTACCTGAAACGCAAGGGCGCAGAGACGGCGATATTAAGCGACAGTTTTTCTTTCTTCATAGAGCGCATCCTGAGCAAGAACGGCGTGCATGGCATAAAACTGTATTCAAACAGGCTGCGTTTCTCGAAAAATAAACTTATCCCGACCTTCCCGCATACCGACAAATCCTGCTCCCATTGCGCGAACTGCAAGAAGACGCACATCTTTAAATTGCGCGGGCGCGGAAGGACCAATATATATATCGGGGACGGCCTTTCCGATATCTGCCCGGCCGAACATTCCGATATCGTTTTCGCAAAAGGGAGCCTTCAGGAGCATTTCACGAAAACCAAGAAAGAATTCATACCGTTCAAGAACTTAAGAGATGTCTATAGCTGGTTCCAGGAGGCGGGTAATGTTATCGAAACAGAAGCTGGGCAAGAGCTCTTCGCGATCAAGAGAAAATAA
- a CDS encoding aminotransferase class III-fold pyridoxal phosphate-dependent enzyme codes for MLSKQKLGKSSSRSRENKLLDLEARYCSWGDTVHYSDKLNIFDRSEGIYLYDKQGTEYLDLQMWYSAANFGYKNKRLNAALKKQLDKLPQLACQYLHEEKILVAAKLAQRMERTYETKGRVHFNVGGSAAIEDSLKVVRNSSGGKSLVFAFMGGYHGRTLAASSITSSYRYREKYGHFSDRACFIPYPYCFRCPYDKKRDYCDLYCLKQFERLFESEYYSVVNNKTNKCEFAAFYIEAVQGTGGYIIPPTDYFSGLKEILDRYKILLVDDEVQMGFFRTGKFWALEHFNVTPDIVVFGKALTNGLNPLSGIWAKEELISPAVFPAGMTHSTFSSNSLGTAVALETLKIIDEENFAVSVPKKGEYFVSRLKNLMKKYPQIGDVSGLGLALRVEICHKDGFTPDRQLTDAIMNIGLSGNLKTGSKKRGLILDVGGYYKNVFTIAPSFYIKESEIDLAVDLFEEALKKGIAGTDS; via the coding sequence ATGTTATCGAAACAGAAGCTGGGCAAGAGCTCTTCGCGATCAAGAGAAAATAAACTCCTGGACTTAGAGGCCAGGTATTGTTCATGGGGAGATACTGTCCATTATTCGGACAAGTTGAATATCTTCGACCGTTCCGAGGGCATCTACCTGTATGACAAGCAGGGGACCGAGTATCTCGACCTCCAGATGTGGTATTCGGCCGCCAACTTCGGTTACAAGAACAAGCGGCTGAACGCGGCCCTCAAGAAACAGCTCGATAAGCTGCCCCAGCTCGCCTGCCAGTATTTACACGAAGAAAAGATACTAGTGGCGGCTAAACTGGCGCAGAGGATGGAGCGGACCTACGAGACTAAAGGAAGGGTCCATTTCAACGTCGGCGGTTCCGCGGCCATAGAGGACTCGCTTAAAGTGGTCAGGAACTCTTCCGGCGGCAAATCGCTCGTCTTCGCCTTTATGGGAGGCTATCACGGCCGTACGCTGGCCGCCTCATCCATCACCTCGAGTTACCGGTACAGGGAGAAATACGGCCACTTCTCGGACAGGGCCTGTTTCATACCCTATCCCTATTGTTTCAGGTGCCCATACGACAAGAAGCGCGATTATTGCGACCTCTATTGCCTGAAACAGTTCGAGCGGCTCTTCGAATCCGAATATTATTCGGTCGTCAACAACAAGACTAATAAGTGCGAATTCGCCGCGTTCTATATTGAAGCGGTCCAGGGGACCGGCGGCTATATAATCCCGCCGACGGATTATTTTTCGGGCCTGAAGGAGATACTCGACAGGTATAAGATATTGCTGGTCGATGACGAGGTCCAGATGGGCTTCTTCAGGACCGGTAAATTCTGGGCGCTCGAGCACTTCAACGTGACGCCGGATATAGTGGTATTCGGGAAGGCGCTGACTAACGGCCTGAACCCGCTTTCAGGCATATGGGCCAAGGAAGAGCTGATCTCTCCGGCCGTCTTCCCAGCGGGGATGACGCACTCGACTTTTTCCTCTAATTCGCTCGGTACGGCAGTCGCCCTGGAAACGCTCAAGATAATAGACGAGGAGAACTTCGCCGTTTCCGTCCCAAAGAAAGGCGAGTACTTTGTATCCCGCCTTAAAAATTTGATGAAAAAGTACCCGCAGATAGGCGACGTATCCGGCCTTGGGCTCGCGTTAAGGGTCGAGATCTGCCATAAGGACGGATTTACGCCGGACAGGCAGCTCACCGACGCTATAATGAACATCGGCCTGAGCGGGAACCTGAAGACCGGCTCTAAGAAGAGGGGGCTTATCCTCGATGTGGGCGGTTATTACAAGAACGTTTTTACGATCGCGCCTTCTTTCTATATCAAGGAGAGCGAGATCGACTTGGCCGTTGACCTATTCGAGGAGGCGTTAAAGAAAGGCATTGCCGGTACGGATTCTTAA
- a CDS encoding isoprenylcysteine carboxylmethyltransferase family protein — protein sequence MDIRERLKRWFKLRFAVLYPFAVVFIIFANCDDRSLRYGIWFIAAGELIRMWANGYAIKTEKLTTSGPYAFVRHPLYLGTLLLVTGFVIFLRVYYVGAALLAVMAIVYTGTIKEEEELLGRKFKEYAAYKKRVPALFPTPFPYREGEKWGFSLERFFRSQEYKPVLWIAIIIIAFYLKAKFLVENEPVDAGKIRLMVIVVLLVMADISGEIVKWFNRRKR from the coding sequence ATGGACATCAGGGAAAGGCTCAAGAGGTGGTTTAAATTACGCTTCGCCGTTCTATACCCGTTCGCGGTGGTCTTTATTATCTTCGCGAATTGCGATGACAGGTCGTTGCGCTACGGCATCTGGTTCATCGCCGCCGGCGAGCTTATCCGGATGTGGGCGAACGGTTACGCGATAAAAACGGAGAAGCTTACGACCTCCGGCCCGTATGCCTTCGTGCGGCATCCCCTCTACCTGGGGACGCTGCTCCTCGTAACGGGCTTTGTCATATTCTTGAGGGTCTATTACGTAGGCGCGGCGCTCTTGGCCGTCATGGCTATCGTATATACGGGCACGATAAAAGAAGAAGAAGAGCTGCTGGGGAGGAAATTCAAGGAATACGCCGCCTATAAAAAGAGGGTCCCGGCGCTCTTCCCGACGCCCTTCCCTTACAGGGAAGGCGAGAAATGGGGTTTCAGCCTTGAGCGTTTTTTCCGCAGCCAGGAATACAAGCCGGTGCTGTGGATCGCGATCATTATCATAGCGTTCTACCTGAAGGCGAAGTTCCTGGTGGAGAATGAACCGGTCGATGCCGGAAAGATACGGCTGATGGTTATCGTCGTCCTCCTGGTGATGGCGGACATATCCGGCGAGATCGTAAAATGGTTTAACAGGCGGAAGAGATGA
- a CDS encoding GNAT family N-acetyltransferase, translated as MNLMASKHRDGPPLKTNIVRNISEIPAGDWNKVFPDVLESYDFYRTLDGSGLEQFTFYYLMVYDGEAPVGAATCFLMRYPLDTSIVGPLKRMINSVKKRMPGILSIKTLICGMPIGLGRMGITGDTGAVMDAILGAMEEIAAKNGAAILAFKDFDKSYSNALDPLRERGFSRFDSLPFGELDVRFKDFEEYMKSLSGATRYDLKRKFRKADNLAPVELEIAEELEEGVLRDVYRLYLDMVAKHDMGFELLTIDFFRNVSLNMPGRVKFFLWRIKGKLAAFQFCLVSKEIMIDYYVGFDYSVAREYHLYFVGFRDSLNWCISHGVKKYEIGATGYEPKRRLDFDFRHVYLYIKFRNRMLRPFFNLMCQFLKFENFDPDLRKAKEKKPS; from the coding sequence ATGAATTTGATGGCTTCAAAACACCGCGATGGGCCGCCGTTAAAAACTAATATCGTAAGAAATATATCCGAGATACCCGCCGGGGATTGGAACAAGGTCTTCCCTGATGTCCTTGAAAGCTATGATTTTTACAGGACCCTGGACGGATCCGGCCTAGAGCAGTTCACCTTTTATTATCTGATGGTCTATGACGGCGAGGCTCCTGTGGGGGCCGCTACCTGTTTTTTAATGAGATACCCGCTGGATACCAGCATCGTGGGGCCGCTTAAGCGTATGATAAATTCCGTAAAAAAGCGCATGCCGGGTATATTGAGTATCAAGACCCTTATTTGCGGAATGCCGATCGGGCTGGGTAGGATGGGGATAACCGGGGATACGGGTGCGGTCATGGACGCGATCCTCGGGGCCATGGAAGAGATAGCGGCGAAGAACGGCGCCGCGATACTGGCATTTAAGGATTTCGATAAGAGTTATTCGAACGCGCTGGATCCGCTCCGGGAACGCGGATTTTCAAGATTTGACAGCCTTCCCTTTGGCGAGCTCGATGTCCGCTTTAAGGATTTTGAGGAATATATGAAGAGCTTAAGCGGGGCTACCCGCTATGACCTGAAGAGGAAATTCAGGAAAGCAGATAACCTCGCCCCGGTCGAACTGGAGATCGCGGAGGAACTCGAAGAGGGTGTATTGCGGGATGTCTACAGGCTTTATCTCGATATGGTCGCGAAACACGATATGGGATTCGAGTTGCTGACCATTGATTTCTTCAGGAACGTATCCCTGAACATGCCGGGCCGCGTGAAATTTTTCCTGTGGAGGATAAAAGGGAAACTTGCCGCGTTCCAGTTCTGCCTGGTCTCGAAAGAAATAATGATCGATTATTATGTAGGTTTTGATTACTCCGTCGCGCGCGAATACCACCTTTATTTCGTGGGATTCCGGGATTCCCTGAATTGGTGCATAAGCCACGGCGTAAAGAAATACGAGATAGGCGCTACCGGCTATGAGCCGAAGAGAAGGCTCGATTTCGATTTCAGGCACGTTTATCTTTATATTAAGTTCCGGAACAGGATGCTGAGGCCGTTCTTCAACCTGATGTGCCAATTCCTGAAATTTGAGAACTTTGACCCGGACCTGAGGAAGGCGAAGGAGAAGAAGCCGTCATGA
- a CDS encoding EamA family transporter, translating to MKSHLNLKIFLLIISNDVVDTIAQLVMKKGLNDSSLLVWAGILIYVLNFFIWIVILYKVDLSIAMPVGSSSYILVPLAAIFFLHEHVDLVRWIGIACIVLGVYFVSQSKKPAEKGLQP from the coding sequence ATGAAGAGCCACCTGAACCTGAAGATATTCCTGCTGATCATATCGAACGATGTCGTAGATACCATAGCCCAGTTGGTGATGAAGAAAGGCTTGAACGACTCCTCATTATTGGTGTGGGCGGGGATACTTATTTACGTGCTGAATTTTTTTATCTGGATCGTCATCTTATACAAGGTCGACTTGAGCATAGCGATGCCGGTGGGAAGCTCCTCGTATATCCTCGTGCCGTTAGCGGCTATATTCTTTTTGCATGAGCATGTAGATCTAGTAAGATGGATCGGCATCGCCTGTATAGTGCTGGGGGTATATTTTGTGTCGCAGAGCAAGAAACCGGCGGAGAAAGGCCTGCAGCCATGA
- a CDS encoding EamA family transporter — MIKIILLVLLSEILASVGHLLFKKTTNTVEAYDLKKVDGHIRFLGDIFAKPSIWAGLAVMAASIIVWLMALAEGDLSLVYPLGSVQYILILFSAHIFLNEKIDKMKLLGTFLVVLGIVFLTIS, encoded by the coding sequence ATGATCAAGATAATATTGCTGGTATTATTGTCGGAGATCCTCGCGTCGGTCGGCCACCTCCTTTTTAAAAAGACCACCAATACGGTGGAAGCGTATGACCTCAAGAAGGTCGATGGCCACATCCGCTTTTTAGGCGATATATTCGCGAAGCCGTCGATATGGGCCGGGTTGGCTGTTATGGCCGCAAGCATTATCGTATGGCTGATGGCGCTTGCCGAGGGCGACCTAAGCCTGGTATATCCGCTCGGCAGTGTGCAATATATCCTGATCCTCTTCTCGGCGCACATATTCCTGAATGAAAAAATAGACAAGATGAAGCTCCTGGGCACGTTTTTGGTCGTGCTCGGCATAGTTTTCCTCACCATAAGTTAG
- a CDS encoding class I SAM-dependent methyltransferase, whose translation MVKRRGIKSKNKTTRDWFNRWSNEYDNTLGKISFHRELLDLMVKNSSVRGGDRILDIGCGTGLLSLKFLQKADCGVTGIDLSKEMMAIFEDKINKLGLGGRVRLKEMDAESLGFDEGTFDLAVSSVVLHHVKDKLPALKKIFKVLKPGGRLMIGEVDMDTTGSHSDVKRLKRIVDVLVQEWVPALKDVGVKAFARMYDNGKKHILNDGEYCVGLEQWAGLCRKAGFGPITIKRVPRQRAFGTVIATKPVR comes from the coding sequence ATGGTTAAGAGACGCGGAATAAAAAGCAAAAATAAAACTACAAGGGACTGGTTTAACCGTTGGTCCAACGAATACGACAATACGCTCGGCAAGATCAGTTTTCACCGCGAACTGCTGGATCTTATGGTGAAAAATTCTTCGGTCAGGGGCGGGGACAGGATACTGGATATCGGCTGCGGGACAGGGCTATTGAGCCTGAAGTTCCTGCAGAAGGCGGATTGCGGCGTGACCGGCATCGACCTGTCAAAAGAGATGATGGCAATTTTCGAGGATAAGATCAATAAACTGGGATTGGGCGGCAGGGTACGCCTGAAGGAGATGGACGCGGAGTCATTAGGTTTCGATGAGGGGACTTTCGACCTGGCCGTCTCTTCCGTCGTGCTTCACCATGTTAAGGATAAGCTGCCGGCTCTGAAAAAGATCTTCAAGGTCCTTAAGCCGGGCGGCCGCCTGATGATCGGTGAGGTCGATATGGATACGACCGGCAGCCATAGCGATGTTAAGAGGCTGAAGCGGATCGTAGACGTCCTGGTGCAGGAATGGGTTCCGGCCCTGAAAGACGTAGGTGTTAAGGCATTTGCCCGGATGTACGATAACGGAAAGAAGCACATATTGAACGACGGCGAATACTGCGTGGGCCTTGAGCAATGGGCAGGGCTTTGCAGGAAGGCCGGCTTTGGCCCGATTACCATAAAGAGAGTCCCGCGCCAGAGGGCGTTCGGGACGGTCATAGCGACGAAGCCGGTCCGTTAA